The Gemmatimonadales bacterium genome contains a region encoding:
- a CDS encoding patatin-like phospholipase family protein gives MIRLILLGLMLAGPSWLGAQERTCRPARTALVLSGGGAKGIAHIGVLEALDRIGYRPDLIVGTSIGAIVGGLYASGYSARQIDSLTRALPLADIVRPFRVTAPDAWDDRLPLVFMIRGRNGFEFQTGVVDESRPNARLNAALLRGNLTARGDFDRLPIPFRAIATDLRTRQPVVIRDGDLARAVRASSAVPLVFPPVVRDGAVLVDGGLSANIPIAQAREAGADRVIVVDVTARLSSDLDPESPFGLAEQLIGFLFNQEEAPLGPDDIYVRPAVQGYRSLDFSPETIDEILTHGRRAADTTIMRGQCLARSEPMGSAASPSVLSGWSVASGIAADGILLRRILPLDASRKLDVERLRAGLLGLAEIESFRGAWLNPTGRGDSVHLHLEPMPVPRTVGGGGVAYDHEWGGKIWVGLFDRRLAGSTLEGSALASLGKYQQELFGSVFWHARGGWSSVAPHLTLRARSDDIRRFSADGTELPHLVARDARLTAGVELRPAPGWRVAVGGDALTWGSDSTRGNAAIGGSLRVSRAGPRGVMLTGDALVMDAFQRVRATASWPVVRRRWRVAPSARVGLGSSGLPVQLTFPLGGNDGFPGVHHGEWRGTRELMASLQAGVAVVRPLEVRLQFAAGRAWSPGLARVDGLYGARVGLGAETPAGPIEVGYGVTTSGREALYVRIGRWF, from the coding sequence GTGATTCGACTCATCCTCCTCGGCTTGATGCTGGCCGGACCGTCGTGGCTCGGCGCGCAGGAGCGCACCTGCCGACCAGCGCGGACGGCGCTCGTGTTGAGCGGCGGGGGCGCCAAGGGGATTGCCCACATCGGGGTGCTCGAGGCGCTCGATCGCATCGGCTATCGCCCGGATCTGATCGTCGGAACCAGCATCGGCGCCATCGTCGGCGGCCTCTATGCCAGCGGCTACTCGGCGCGTCAGATCGACTCGCTGACCCGGGCCCTGCCGCTCGCGGACATCGTCCGTCCGTTCCGGGTCACGGCGCCCGATGCCTGGGACGATCGCCTCCCGCTCGTGTTCATGATTCGCGGTCGCAATGGATTCGAGTTTCAGACTGGTGTGGTCGACGAGAGTCGGCCTAACGCTCGGCTCAATGCGGCACTGCTGCGCGGCAACCTGACGGCCCGGGGCGACTTCGATCGGCTGCCGATTCCGTTCCGTGCCATTGCCACCGACCTGCGAACCCGCCAGCCGGTGGTCATCCGGGATGGCGACCTCGCCCGGGCGGTCCGTGCCAGCAGTGCGGTGCCTCTCGTCTTTCCGCCCGTCGTGCGCGATGGTGCGGTCCTCGTCGATGGCGGGCTGTCGGCCAATATCCCGATTGCCCAGGCACGGGAGGCCGGGGCGGACCGCGTCATCGTGGTCGACGTGACCGCGCGCCTCTCGTCGGATCTCGATCCGGAGTCGCCGTTCGGGCTGGCCGAGCAGTTGATCGGGTTTCTCTTCAATCAGGAGGAGGCTCCGCTCGGTCCCGACGACATCTATGTTCGGCCGGCGGTGCAGGGCTATCGGTCGCTCGACTTCTCGCCGGAGACGATCGACGAGATCCTGACGCATGGACGGCGTGCGGCGGACACGACGATCATGCGGGGGCAATGTCTGGCCCGATCCGAGCCGATGGGTTCGGCGGCGTCGCCATCGGTACTGAGCGGATGGAGCGTCGCGAGCGGCATCGCCGCCGACGGCATTCTGCTGAGGCGGATACTGCCGCTGGATGCGTCTCGCAAGCTCGATGTCGAGCGGCTTCGCGCCGGCCTGCTTGGGCTGGCCGAAATCGAATCGTTTCGGGGGGCGTGGCTCAATCCGACCGGTCGGGGCGACAGCGTTCATCTGCACCTCGAGCCGATGCCGGTACCGCGCACCGTCGGCGGCGGCGGAGTCGCCTACGATCACGAATGGGGCGGCAAGATCTGGGTCGGCCTGTTCGATCGCCGCCTGGCGGGAAGCACACTCGAGGGCAGTGCGCTTGCCTCGCTTGGTAAGTATCAGCAGGAACTGTTCGGCTCCGTGTTCTGGCATGCCAGGGGAGGGTGGTCATCGGTGGCTCCGCACCTCACGCTCCGGGCCCGGTCCGATGACATTCGGCGGTTTTCGGCGGACGGTACCGAGTTGCCGCACCTGGTCGCCCGGGATGCCCGACTCACAGCTGGCGTGGAACTCCGACCCGCGCCCGGCTGGCGAGTCGCGGTCGGCGGCGACGCCCTGACCTGGGGATCCGACTCGACCCGTGGTAATGCGGCCATCGGCGGGTCGCTGCGCGTGTCACGAGCCGGGCCGCGGGGCGTCATGCTGACTGGCGACGCCCTCGTGATGGACGCCTTTCAGCGAGTGCGAGCGACGGCGTCCTGGCCGGTCGTGCGCAGGCGGTGGCGAGTGGCGCCATCTGCGCGGGTAGGCCTCGGGTCGTCGGGGCTTCCGGTGCAGCTGACCTTTCCGCTTGGTGGCAACGACGGCTTTCCCGGCGTGCATCACGGCGAGTGGCGGGGTACCCGGGAACTGATGGCGTCGCTCCAGGCTGGAGTGGCAGTGGTGCGTCCGCTCGAGGTTCGGCTCCAGTTCGCGGCGGGCCGGGCCTGGTCACCCGGTCTCGCGCGGGTCGACGGGCTGTACGGCGCCCGGGTCGGCCTCGGGGCCGAGACGCCTGCAGGGCCGATCGAGGTGGGCTATGGGGTCACGACCTCGGGCCGCGAAGCGCTCTACGTCAGGATAGGGAGGTGGTTCTGA
- a CDS encoding HlyC/CorC family transporter encodes MAIALLVGLILLNGLFAMSEIALVTARKARLTKLAGAGDGAAQVALRLGEDPTRFLSTIQIGITSIGILNGIVGEAVFAGPFALWLSSVGLNEAAASILATGLVVIVITYVSIVIGELVPKRLGQLSPESVARLVARPMLLLAKLTRPFVHLLSFSTNTILRLMGVRNSTSASITEEEIHAFLAEGSEAGVIEREEHEMVRNLFRLDDRKLGSLMVPRADIVYLDTKAPITENMARVADSVHSRFPVCDGDLDNLVGVVTAKQILAQTLKGETPDIQTGLLTPAFVPETLTGLELLESFRTNHMSAAFVLDEYGGIKGLVTLQDLLEAVTGELSTPGGGDAWALQREDGSWLLDGTIPIPELKDRLGIRQLPEEDAGRYHTVSGMMMLLLGRVGATGDRVQWDNWTFEIVDMDEKRIDKVLASRVGG; translated from the coding sequence ATGGCCATAGCCCTGCTGGTCGGCCTGATTCTGCTCAACGGCCTGTTCGCGATGTCGGAGATCGCGCTCGTGACCGCTCGAAAGGCCCGCTTGACCAAGCTCGCCGGCGCCGGCGACGGCGCAGCCCAAGTCGCGCTCCGGCTGGGGGAGGACCCAACCCGCTTTCTGTCCACCATCCAGATCGGCATAACCTCGATCGGCATCCTGAACGGTATTGTCGGCGAAGCGGTCTTCGCAGGACCTTTCGCGTTATGGCTGAGTTCGGTTGGGCTGAACGAGGCGGCCGCGTCGATCCTGGCAACCGGCCTGGTCGTGATCGTAATCACCTATGTGTCGATCGTCATCGGCGAACTGGTGCCGAAGCGCCTGGGGCAGCTCAGCCCCGAGAGCGTGGCACGGCTGGTCGCGCGTCCGATGCTGCTCCTGGCCAAACTCACGAGGCCGTTCGTCCATCTGCTCTCCTTCTCGACCAATACGATCCTCCGCCTCATGGGTGTTCGGAACAGCACGAGTGCGTCGATCACCGAGGAGGAGATTCACGCCTTCCTCGCCGAAGGGTCTGAGGCTGGTGTGATCGAGCGTGAGGAACATGAGATGGTCCGCAACCTCTTCCGCCTCGACGATCGAAAACTCGGGTCGCTGATGGTGCCACGAGCCGACATCGTCTACCTCGACACCAAGGCGCCCATCACGGAGAATATGGCCCGCGTCGCCGACTCGGTGCATTCCCGCTTCCCGGTCTGTGACGGCGACCTCGACAACCTGGTTGGCGTGGTGACGGCAAAGCAGATCCTGGCGCAGACCCTCAAAGGTGAAACTCCGGACATCCAGACCGGGCTCCTGACCCCTGCCTTCGTCCCCGAGACATTGACCGGCCTCGAGCTGCTCGAGAGCTTCCGCACCAACCACATGTCGGCCGCCTTCGTGCTGGACGAGTACGGTGGCATCAAAGGACTGGTGACACTGCAGGACTTGCTCGAGGCCGTGACCGGCGAACTCTCGACCCCCGGCGGGGGTGACGCATGGGCATTGCAGCGCGAGGACGGATCCTGGCTCCTCGACGGAACCATTCCGATTCCTGAACTAAAAGACCGGTTGGGAATCAGGCAACTCCCCGAAGAAGACGCCGGACGTTACCACACGGTGAGCGGAATGATGATGCTGCTGCTGGGACGAGTCGGTGCGACGGGCGATCGAGTGCAGTGGGACAACTGGACCTTCGAGATCGTCGATATGGACGAGAAGCGAATCGACAAAGTACTCGCCAGCCGGGTGGGCGGCTGA